DNA from Mycobacterium sp. SMC-8:
GCGTCGAACGCGTCGGAGGCACGATGGTGGTACAACAGTCCGGCCGGGTGGACGTGACCGCCTTGCGGCAACCGAAACCGCGCCAATACGCTCAGCCCGTCAAATGACCTTCCCGACCAAGGAGCCCCGTGAGCGAGATCCCCGCCGACCTGTCCTACACCGCTGAACACGAGTGGGTGCAGCAGACCGGCGACGACACGGTGCGTGTCGGCATCACCGACTACGCACAGTCCGCCCTGGGCGATGTGGTGTTCGTGCAGCTGCCCGACGTGGGCACAGAGGTGACGGCCGGCGAGTCGTTCGGTGAGGTGGAGTCGACGAAATCGGTGTCGGATCTCTACGCCCCGATCACCGCGAAAGTCGTTGCGGTCAACGGTGACCTGGAGAGCAACCCGCAGCTGGTCAACTCGGATCCGTACGGCGGGGGCTGGCTGGTTGAACTGCAGGCCGAGGCCGGCACCCTGCAGGGTGACCTGGCAGGTCTGCTCGACGCGGAGGGCTACCGCGCCCACGCGACGGACTGAGGTCTTGTTAGGGTCGTTCAGACAGGCTGGGACGCGACGTGCGGATCCAGCAGTGGTGGACACAATGCGGTCGTATGCGCGGTACGGTCGACACCAGCGGCGCATCGGCCGGGGGTCTGGCCGGATACCGCCACGGCAGCCAGTGAGGAGCAGCGGGTGACGGACAAGGACTTCAATACCGGGGCCGATTCTGACGAAGTCACCGTGGAGACCACATCGGTGTTCCGCGCCGACTTCCTCAACGAGCTCGACGCTCCGCCCGCCGCAGGCGGCGACAGCGCGGTCTCGGGAGTAGAAGGCCTGCCGGCCGGTTCGGCGCTGCTGGTCGTCAAGCGCGGCCCGAACGCCGGGTCGCGGTTCCTGCTCGACCAGCCCACCACGTCGGCGGGCCGCCATCCCGACAGCGACATCTTCCTCGACGACGTCACCGTCAGCCGCCGGCACGCGGAGTTCCGGCTGGAGGGTGGCGAGTTCCAGGTCGTCGACGTCGGCAGCCTCAACGGCACCTACGTCAACCGGGAGCCGGTCGACTCGGCCGTGCTGGTCAACGGTGACGAGGTGCAGATCGGTAAGTTCCGTCTGGTGTTCCTGACCGGACCGAAGGGCGCCGACGGCGGCGCATCCGAATGAGTGACTGCGCCCGGTAAGCACCGATGACGCAACCCGACACACCGGCACTGCGCGGGATGTCGATCGGCGTTGTGCTGGATCTGCTCCGCGACGAGTTTCCCGATGTCACGATTTCCAAGATCCGTTTCCTGGAGTCGGAGGGTCTTGTCACGCCCGAGCGGACCGCGTCCGGGTACCGGCGCTTCACCGCCTACGACTGCGCGCGGCTGCGCTTCATCCT
Protein-coding regions in this window:
- the garA gene encoding glycogen accumulation regulator GarA: MTDKDFNTGADSDEVTVETTSVFRADFLNELDAPPAAGGDSAVSGVEGLPAGSALLVVKRGPNAGSRFLLDQPTTSAGRHPDSDIFLDDVTVSRRHAEFRLEGGEFQVVDVGSLNGTYVNREPVDSAVLVNGDEVQIGKFRLVFLTGPKGADGGASE
- the gcvH gene encoding glycine cleavage system protein GcvH codes for the protein MSEIPADLSYTAEHEWVQQTGDDTVRVGITDYAQSALGDVVFVQLPDVGTEVTAGESFGEVESTKSVSDLYAPITAKVVAVNGDLESNPQLVNSDPYGGGWLVELQAEAGTLQGDLAGLLDAEGYRAHATD